One segment of Desulfonatronum thiosulfatophilum DNA contains the following:
- a CDS encoding type II toxin-antitoxin system VapC family toxin: MRILIDTQIFIGRCWIVIYFCSKARRIMLDADKIYVSAASIWEIAIKTKIGKLQGDPHDFEIAIPESGFQELDITTRHAACVHDLPLLHRDPFDRLLLAQSISEPMRFLTADGFLAKYSEMVMTVPKGCK; the protein is encoded by the coding sequence ATGCGAATCTTGATCGATACGCAAATATTCATTGGTCGGTGCTGGATAGTGATCTACTTTTGTTCAAAGGCGCGGCGGATTATGCTCGATGCCGACAAGATTTATGTTTCCGCAGCATCGATTTGGGAAATTGCAATCAAGACGAAAATTGGCAAACTGCAAGGTGATCCTCATGATTTTGAAATTGCAATTCCAGAAAGCGGTTTCCAGGAACTCGACATAACAACTCGCCATGCTGCTTGTGTTCACGACCTACCACTTCTCCATCGTGACCCATTTGACCGCCTTCTTCTAGCCCAATCTATAAGTGAACCAATGCGGTTTTTGACAGCAGACGGTTTTCTTGCGAAATATTCCGAGATGGTAATGACTGTTCCTAAAGGCTGTAAATGA
- a CDS encoding type II toxin-antitoxin system Phd/YefM family antitoxin yields the protein MATMTVTVQELDKQIHTLLAEVQRGAEIVISSSGKPLARLLSFDNEKKSIRFGVLRGKVKVSEDFDAPLPDDVLAEFEGRECES from the coding sequence ATGGCGACAATGACTGTCACAGTACAGGAATTGGACAAGCAGATACATACGCTGCTTGCAGAGGTGCAAAGAGGCGCGGAAATCGTTATTTCCAGTTCAGGCAAGCCATTGGCTCGGCTTTTGTCATTTGATAATGAGAAAAAAAGCATACGTTTCGGTGTGTTGCGCGGCAAAGTCAAGGTTTCGGAAGATTTTGACGCCCCCTTGCCGGATGATGTTCTTGCGGAGTTCGAGGGGCGTGAATGCGAATCTTGA
- a CDS encoding transposase — MGRIARFVRNDSSTIYHIMSRTALDGFPLQDIEKDHLMAIVARLSNFYFVDLLGFCLMGNHFHLVVRMHTEEAATDEEIGKRYRKQFGDDAVIMPHQVQEYRRRLVNLGAFVKDIKQGFTRYFNKRRNRKGFFWGDRFKSVIVQEGTSLVNLLAYVDLNPVRAGIVDKPENYRWSGLGYLVQTGNRHGLLDMNLGMHEWNEFNPNEIIRKYRQFVYETGAMDTGKGKQMKKEVVEKERKKRYRLNRVDVFRHRCRYFTDSGIIGSKEFVTEVFDGVKHLLDSKDQRRFTPVGGVEGVYSMKRLPGAVGG, encoded by the coding sequence ATGGGACGCATCGCCAGGTTTGTCCGAAACGACAGCTCAACCATCTACCATATCATGTCCAGGACAGCTCTGGACGGCTTTCCTTTGCAGGACATTGAGAAAGATCACCTTATGGCCATTGTTGCCAGGTTGAGCAATTTCTATTTCGTTGACTTGCTGGGGTTCTGCTTGATGGGCAATCACTTTCATTTGGTGGTTCGGATGCACACGGAAGAGGCGGCCACTGATGAAGAGATTGGGAAGCGATACAGGAAGCAGTTCGGCGACGATGCCGTGATCATGCCGCATCAGGTGCAGGAATATCGTCGGCGACTGGTCAACCTGGGTGCATTCGTGAAGGACATCAAGCAGGGGTTTACGCGGTATTTCAACAAGCGTCGGAACAGAAAAGGATTCTTCTGGGGTGACCGCTTCAAGAGCGTCATCGTTCAGGAGGGAACCAGCCTGGTCAACCTGTTGGCGTACGTAGACCTCAATCCGGTTCGGGCCGGAATAGTGGACAAGCCCGAAAACTACCGCTGGTCCGGCCTGGGTTATCTGGTGCAGACCGGGAATAGGCATGGGTTACTGGATATGAACCTGGGCATGCACGAATGGAACGAGTTCAATCCCAACGAGATCATCCGCAAGTACCGGCAGTTCGTCTACGAAACCGGTGCCATGGACACGGGCAAGGGCAAGCAGATGAAGAAAGAAGTGGTGGAAAAGGAGCGCAAAAAGAGGTACCGCCTCAACCGCGTCGATGTTTTCCGCCACCGCTGCCGGTACTTCACGGACTCCGGCATCATCGGCTCAAAAGAGTTCGTGACCGAGGTGTTCGACGGGGTGAAACACCTGCTGGATTCCAAGGATCAACGAAGATTTACGCCGGTTGGGGGTGTGGAGGGGGTGTATTCGATGAAGAGATTGCCCGGTGCTGTTGGTGGGTAG